A region of the Verrucomicrobiota bacterium genome:
AAGAGGAGCGGCAATGGTGGAACAGGCCGTCATCGTGACTGAAAGAGCCACATTGCCATTCGACAAGTAAACCATGACATTGGACGCCACTCCACCGGAGCAACTGCCGATCAGAATAATCCCCGCCGCCACTTCCGGATCGAAACCGAACATGGTGGCAATTACCCAACCGGAGATGGGCATAATGGTAAACTGCAACAGCATTCCAAGTCCGACAGCCTTGGGCATTTTCAAAGCTCGCGCAAAATCATCCAGACTCAAGGTCGCTCCCATACCAAACATTATGATTTGAATGAGCGGAACGATGAGTAAGCTCAGTTTAAACCCACCTAACTCTATAAACAGTTTTGGGAAAACAAGTGCACCAATGAAAAAGGCAAAAACCCAACAGGTAAACGTAAAGGTCTTCAACGTCGCATGGGCCTGAAAATAAAAGCCCAACAGGGCAAACATAAGAACAGTCATCATTCCCATGACCGGATAATTTCCGAGGAACGCAAATACCATAGTCAGTAAGAATGATAAGGCGCTGAGATATAATAGAGGACGGGCTAATTTTTCATTTATCATAACAAGAAGAAATCAGGAACAATCATTTAGTGAGAGCCAATAGTAGGGTATTTAAGGAAATTGAGAATTAGAACCAGCCCAAATCATAGGGAAGGAGTAGTTATAGGAGACAGACGCACAAGAACATCGGGGTGATTCAGGAGCGCATAGAGTGCACCATCCGGACCGGTTTTGATATCGCGTACGCGTCCCAGATGTTTCATTACAATTTCTTGTGATACAACCCGGTTTTCCTCAATGACTAAACGCCGGATTTCCTCATGGCTGAGGGCCCCGATAAACAAGTTGTTCTTCCATTCAGGAAAGAGTGAACCGGTGTAGAACTCTGCCGGGCAGATAGCGATCGAAGGAGTCCATTGGTTGATGGGTTGCTCTAAACCTGGCTTTTCGGTCAACTCCGAAACGATCGTACCATTGTAGTTGCGGCCATAGGTGATCAGAGGCCAGCCGTAATTGGTACCTTTGGTGATGATGTTCAGCTCGTCGCCACCCATCGGCCCGTGTTCGGTGGCCCAGATCTGGCCGGTAGTGGGATGCAGCGCCAGGCCTTGAGGGTTTCGGTTGCCATAAGTATAAATCGCAGGGATTGCGCCTTCATGGTCGAGGAACGGATTATCATCGGGAATGGTGCCATCTTTATGCACGCGATAGATTTTCCCACTGGGGCGGGTTAGGTCCTGGACGTGAGCGTCCCGCGCCATGTCACCGATGCTGAAATAAAGATAGCCTTTATTATCGAAAAGCAAACGGCCTCCCCATCGGTAGGAATTCTTCAAATAGAAATCATCCGGCATGGAGAATAGGGTTTGCTCATCCACCCATTTATGATCGGCGATTCTGCCCCGGACGACCTTGGTCATGCCTGGGTCATCCTTAGTAGTTCCTCCATTGAGCGAATGACTGAACGCGATGTAAATCCATCCGTTGATATTGTATTCAGGATCCAATGCCAGATCGAACATGCCGGAATCAGCATAGAGAACCGCAACAGGCAGCCCCGTAATCGGCTGCGGGTCGAGCTTGCCATCAATCAACCAGCGTAATCCGCCCGGCCGTTCTGTTATCAAGGCGCGTCGCTCATCCACAAACTCGATACCCCAGGGCGTATCCAATCCATCTGGCACGACCACCTCTAGCTTGATCGTTTTATTGCCTACCTGGATTTGATCCGGAATAGGTCGAATCGCTTCAAGCGGCACATCCTGTTGACCTAAAATGTAATCCCTAACGTTGATAGCCTGTTCTTCTGTGAGTACTTGACTCCACGGAATCATTTCCGTGCCAGGCACCCCATGAAGAATGTTTCGTAGCATAGTCTTGGGATCACGTCCCCAAAGCCAGTCAGTCTTCTTAAGAGGTTTCGCGTTCGCTCCCTCTAATTGCTTGCCGTGACAACCAGCGCAGTATTGCTGGTAGATAGTCTCGCCAGTTTGGGCCTTGACGAATACGGCACAGGAAAGAACGAGAAGAAACATGCATAATGTTCTCATGAAACAGCGTGAATAGTCGTTGCGCTCAATACGGCAGGAATCGGGCGGAGTGTCGGGAAACGATTTTCCACTGGTTGCCGAACTTTACCCAGCAGTGCATGGCTTGAGTGATCGCGTGTTCCGGCAATTTCCTTCCATGGAACATTAGAATAGGCTTCCCGCATTTCGTTCGGCAATCGTTTCACCGCCTCACCAAGAATTTCGATGAAACGCTCCAACGCTGCTGTGGCTTTCCAATCCGCCACTAGTGATTCGAGGTCACTATGATCCGAGCAGATTTCCTGTGCCCGTTGAGCGGCATCACGGATCTGCAAAAGAGTCACCTTCGGGTCATGTCTGCTCATAGAGTTCAACGGCCTCCGCGCGAACTTGCGGTTCAATATGCGGGTTTAATCGTGAGCAAAAATCCACTTTCCTTCCAAGGATTTCAGAGAGTTCCTCTTCAAGTCGCATATATCGGAATCCGACACCGTTCAATGCGCCAGGATTAAAATCGGCCAATACGTCAACGTCACTTCGATCTGGATCAAAATCATCCCTCAAAACAGATCCGAATAAACTCAATCGCCGAATACCATGCGCACGACAAAACCTAGCAATTTTATCCCGGTCAATTTGCAAAGGTATTTCAGCAATAGTCATAAACGGAATATTTAGATATTTCCCTATCGAAAGCAACTTTCAAAACCGGGAGGGTAAGAACTGCCTGGGTATGGACCGGACAGATCGGTAACAGATAGACCGGACACATTGGTTACAGTTAAAAAGGCAACATGCCTGGAAGCTCCCGAGTGGACTAGAATGATGAACGAATCAGTTAACAATTGGATGGTGAAGCTGGAACAAACCCTGACTCAACCTTCCGAATCTCATACATCGTAAAACTCCAGCATTATTTCACAACCTTGAGGGCGTTACAGTTGTCCATGCGTTTGGTTCGCTCTGACTGTCAAGAATCCCTGAGTAGGCTCCGAGGTATTTATGGGTAAGGAAGCACCGCCTGGCTTTCCGTTATATTGGCGGCAGATTCCCCGGACGCTTTAGGTTTCGCTGAATATCCTCCAACATCCAAGCACACAGGGTCCCCGCCTTACAGAACTTGTAAAATAATCGGCTAAGGAGTCATCAACAAAACCTTTGGGAAATAAGTTTGATAGCGCCCGATATCCGCAGTTGCGATTCTCCATCCCATCATTTCCGCATGGGAACCTATAAAAAAGTCTGGCAGAGGAATTTTAGTAATTGGCTTTCGACCTACATCTTCCCGGCGAATGAGGTAAGCCTTAAATGCTTCCGCACAGGCGCATGCGGCAGAAGCTGGCAAATCGACGTTTATCACTCCCCATGATCGAACACGGTCCGCTACGGTTTTTGGATCGCTATCACCTACGCAAAGTTCAGCCAAAATGATTGGATTGATGACTGCTTCAGACTTCGCAGCAGCGTTGACTAGAATTTCCCTCGACCACACATGAAAGGGTGAAGCCGGTGAAAATGCGTAAATCAGAATGTTGGTATCGAATAGAATCACGTTTCACGGGTCAATTTCCGGAGTTGGTCCCAAGTCATCGTCGGCTTAAGAGGCGCACTCTCCACAGCTTTCTTAACCTCGGAAGGTGTCCGGGGTTTCTTTTTTGGCGGCGCAATCAACCGAATCAAAGAGTAACGGCCTGGTTCTTCATTGACGATT
Encoded here:
- a CDS encoding PQQ-dependent sugar dehydrogenase codes for the protein MRTLCMFLLVLSCAVFVKAQTGETIYQQYCAGCHGKQLEGANAKPLKKTDWLWGRDPKTMLRNILHGVPGTEMIPWSQVLTEEQAINVRDYILGQQDVPLEAIRPIPDQIQVGNKTIKLEVVVPDGLDTPWGIEFVDERRALITERPGGLRWLIDGKLDPQPITGLPVAVLYADSGMFDLALDPEYNINGWIYIAFSHSLNGGTTKDDPGMTKVVRGRIADHKWVDEQTLFSMPDDFYLKNSYRWGGRLLFDNKGYLYFSIGDMARDAHVQDLTRPSGKIYRVHKDGTIPDDNPFLDHEGAIPAIYTYGNRNPQGLALHPTTGQIWATEHGPMGGDELNIITKGTNYGWPLITYGRNYNGTIVSELTEKPGLEQPINQWTPSIAICPAEFYTGSLFPEWKNNLFIGALSHEEIRRLVIEENRVVSQEIVMKHLGRVRDIKTGPDGALYALLNHPDVLVRLSPITTPSL
- a CDS encoding type II toxin-antitoxin system VapC family toxin, with the protein product MILFDTNILIYAFSPASPFHVWSREILVNAAAKSEAVINPIILAELCVGDSDPKTVADRVRSWGVINVDLPASAACACAEAFKAYLIRREDVGRKPITKIPLPDFFIGSHAEMMGWRIATADIGRYQTYFPKVLLMTP
- a CDS encoding nucleotidyltransferase family protein is translated as MTIAEIPLQIDRDKIARFCRAHGIRRLSLFGSVLRDDFDPDRSDVDVLADFNPGALNGVGFRYMRLEEELSEILGRKVDFCSRLNPHIEPQVRAEAVELYEQT
- a CDS encoding DUF86 domain-containing protein; the protein is MSRHDPKVTLLQIRDAAQRAQEICSDHSDLESLVADWKATAALERFIEILGEAVKRLPNEMREAYSNVPWKEIAGTRDHSSHALLGKVRQPVENRFPTLRPIPAVLSATTIHAVS